The following proteins come from a genomic window of Alosa alosa isolate M-15738 ecotype Scorff River chromosome 2, AALO_Geno_1.1, whole genome shotgun sequence:
- the LOC125286898 gene encoding protocadherin gamma-C5-like isoform X11, protein MTRSLHIRGWSWRTLWILPFVFLRNNVQAQIRYTIPEELKEGSVVGNIAKDLGLDVSDITNRKLRIASESGNYFTVDLAKGELVVNERLDREKLCGQRAVCVLPLRVVVENPLHLHGIEIDIQDINDNAPEFHAKESLLKIAESITPGKRFLLEKASDPDVGSNSLKSYTLSNNEYFRLNVKALKDGVKIPELIVEKALDRETKSSHRLVLTALDGGSPPKTGTTLIVVTVQDNNDNEPKFESASYKASVQEIAELGHVVIKLKATDLDEGTNGEIEYSFHTHTPDIVKQTFGINSETGEISVIAALDYENTKSYAFDVIAKDKGTPELEGNAAVQIDVFDENDNAPEIILTSLPSPVEENAPIGTVVALLNAKDLDSGDNGKVELVVSPGFPFTLKPSLDKHYSLVTAALLDREVTPEYNVEITATDSGTPSLKSSRIIKVEVLDVNDNPPFFSQSSFNVFVRENNPAGSSLFSITATDKDQDKNAKLMYSIADSKFQDIPTSSYFYINADNGTIYSMNSFDYEKLKIFKITVQATDQGSPSLTSNATVNVFILDQNDNAPAVIYPSAVMGSVSHQRMPRSAKTGHLVTKVTAVDADSGHNAWISYRLAEATDSSLFAVNLYTGEVRTKRSVSEQDDASQRLLIEIKDNGEPVQSTTVTVDILIEDGLHEPISDFRQKTTEKDKKNSKITFYLIISLASVSVLSLLTFFILLIKCARDSRNSANCCIRRDSDGYKNPNRNLQIQLNTDGPIKYVEVLGGDMMSQSQSFGSYLSPMSEFSDLTFVKPNSTLDFKDTLRGLDASLPDSAWTFECQQQKPPNNDWRLPPNQRPGPSGQHRFHTIQQRWTPYEKSRAGPLPEGAGVVAGTGPWPQPPTEAEQLQALMAGANAVNEATATLGPRYNAQYVPDYRQNVYIPGSTATLTANPQQQQQPQQALPPPAAMPPVDVPKAAQTPASKKKSTKKDKK, encoded by the exons ATGACGCGTTCTTTACACATTCGCGGGTGGAGTTGGCGGACGCTGTGGATTTTACCTTTTGTGTTCTTGAGGAATAATGTTCAAGCCCAAATCCGTTACACCATTCCAGAGGAGTTAAAGGAAGGATCTGTGGTTGGAAATATTGCAAAGGATCTTGGTCTGGATGTGTCCGACATTACAAACCGCAAATTGCGGATAGCTTCTGAATCTGGGAACTATTTCACTGTAGATTTGGCTAAGGGAGAGTTGGTAGTGAATGAGAGactagacagagagaaattATGTGGACAACgtgctgtttgtgtgctgcCATTGCGAGTCGTCGTCGAGAACCCTTTGCATCTGCATGGCATAGAGATAGATATCCAGGACATTAATGACAATGCCCCCGAGTTCCACGCGAAAGAAAGCTTGCTGAAAATCGCCGAATCCATCACACCAGGGAAAAGATTTCTTCTAGAAAAGGCAAGCGATCCTGATGTAGGTAGTAATAGTTTAAAATCATATACGTTAAGCAATAATGAATACTTTCGGTTAAATGTTAAGGCTCTGAAAGATGGCGTGAAAATCCCTGAACTGATTGTGGAAAAAGCTTTAGATAGAGAAACTAAATCATCACACCGGcttgtattgactgctttggACGGAGGTAGTCCGCCAAAAACAGGCACAACGCTGATAGTGGTTACAGTACAGGACAATAATGACAATGAACCAAAATTTGAATCGGCATCATACAAAGCGTCTGTACAGGAAATCGCAGAACTTGGGCATGTTGTCATCAAATTAAAAGCTACTGACTTAGATGAAGGCACAAATGGTGAAATAGAATACTCATTCCATACACACACGCCTGATATTGTTAAGCAGACATTTGGAATAAATTCAGAAACAGGTGAAATATCGGTGATTGCAGCTTTAGATTATGAGAACACAAAGTCATATGCTTTTGACGTTATTGCTAAGGACAAGGGAACTCCTGAACTAGAGGGAAACGCAGCGGTCCAGATTGATGTTTTTGATGAAAACGATAACGCACCAGAAATTATATTAACATCATTGCCTAGCCCTGTTGAAGAAAACGCGCCTATAGGCACTGTAGTAGCCTTACTTAACGCTAAGGATTTGGATTCTGGTGACAATGGTAAAGTCGAACTGGTCGTATCCCCTGGTTTTCCATTTACATTGAAACCTTCTTTAGATAAACACTATTCTTTGGTGACTGCTGCACTGTTAGACCGCGAAGTAACTCCAGAATACAATGTCGAAATTACTGCAACAGATTCAGGAACCCCTTCTTTGAAATCCAGTAGAATAATCAAAGTAGAAGTGCTGGATGTTAATGATAACCCACCGTTTTTCTCTCAGTCTTCATTTAATGTCTTTGTAAGGGAAAATAATCCGGCAGGTTCGTCATTGTTCTCAATAACTGCGACAGATAAAGACCAGGACAAGAATGCAAAGTTAATGTATTCAATTGCAGACTCAAAATTTCAAGATATCCCTACTTCTTCTTACTTTTATATCAACGCAGATAACGGGACAATCTACAGCATGAATTCATTTGATTACGAAAAACTGAAAATATTCAAAATCACCGTCCAAGCTACAGATCAGGGTTCCCCATCTCTTACCAGCAACGCTACCGTTAATGTTTTTATTCTGGATCAAAATGATAACGCCCCCGCTGTCATTTACCCCTCCGCGGTCATGGGTTCTGTGTCTCATCAGAGGATGCCCCGGTCTGCTAAAACGGGGCACCTCGTTACCAAGGTAACAGCTGTGGATGCTGATTCGGGCCACAACGCCTGGATTTCCTATAGACTCGCGGAAGCTACAGACTCGTCTCTGTTCGCTGTGAATCTTTACACTGGAGAGGTGAGGACTAAACGCTCTGTTTCAGAGCAGGATGATGCCTCTCAAAGACTGCTAATAGAGATCAAGGACAATGGAGAGCCAGTCCAGTCCACCACAGTAACAGTGGACATACTGATAGAGGACGGACTACACGAACCCATCTCAGACTTCAGACAGAAAACCACTGAGAAAGACAAGAAAAACAGTAAAATCACCTTCTATTTGATTATATCGCTAGCATCAGTGTCTGTATTGTCTTTATTGACATTTTTTATACTACTAATTAAGTGTGCTAGAGACAGTCGAAACAGTGCAAACTGCTGTATTAGAAGAGATTCTGATGGATACAAGAATCCCAACAGAAACCTACAGATCCAGCTCAACACTGACGGGCCTATTAAGTATGTGGAGGTTCTGGGAGGAGACATGATGTCTCAGAGCCAGTCGTTTGGGTCTTATTTGTCTCCAATGTCGGAGTTCAGCGACTTGACTTTCGTCAAGCCCAATAGCACTCTTGACTTTAAAGACACATTACGTGGGCTTGATGCGTCATTACCAGACAGCGCATGGACGTTCGAATGTCAACAG CAAAAACCACCCAACAATGACTGGCGCCTTCCACCGAACCAGCGACCTGGACCCAGTGG CCAGCACAGGTTCCACACCATTCAACAGAGATGGACCCCATACGAAAAATCGAG AGCGGGCCCCCTCCCTGAGGGAGCAGGTGTGGTTGCCGGCACTGGACCTTGGCCACAACCGCCCACCGAGGCGGAGCAGCTCCAAGCTCTCATGGCCGGAGCCAACG CAGTGAATGAAGCCACGGCGACCCTGGGGCCCCGCTACAACGCCCAGTACGTGCCCGACTATCGCCAGAACGTCTACATCCCCGGCAGCACGGCCACCCTGACGGCCaacccacagcagcagcagcagccccagcAGGCGCTGCCCCCGCCTGCGGCCATGCCCCCCGTGGACGTCCCCAAGGCTGCCCAGACCCCCGCCAGCAAGAAGAAGTCCACCAAGAAGGACAAGAAGTAA
- the LOC125286898 gene encoding protocadherin gamma-C5-like isoform X28 yields the protein MTRSLHIRGWSWRTLWILPFVFLRNNVQAQIRYTIPEELKEGSVVGNIAKDLGLDVSDITNRKLRIASESGNYFTVDLAKGELVVNERLDREKLCGQRAVCVLPLRVVVENPLHLHGIEIDIQDINDNAPEFHAKESLLKIAESITPGKRFLLEKASDPDVGSNSLKSYTLSNNEYFRLNVKALKDGVKIPELIVEKALDRETKSSHRLVLTALDGGSPPKTGTTLIVVTVQDNNDNEPKFESASYKASVQEIAELGHVVIKLKATDLDEGTNGEIEYSFHTHTPDIVKQTFGINSETGEISVIAALDYENTKSYAFDVIAKDKGTPELEGNAAVQIDVFDENDNAPEIILTSLPSPVEENAPIGTVVALLNAKDLDSGDNGKVELVVSPGFPFTLKPSLDKHYSLVTAALLDREVTPEYNVEITATDSGTPSLKSSRIIKVEVLDVNDNPPFFSQSSFNVFVRENNPAGSSLFSITATDKDQDKNAKLMYSIADSKFQDIPTSSYFYINADNGTIYSMNSFDYEKLKIFKITVQATDQGSPSLTSNATVNVFILDQNDNAPAVIYPSAVMGSVSHQRMPRSAKTGHLVTKVTAVDADSGHNAWISYRLAEATDSSLFAVNLYTGEVRTKRSVSEQDDASQRLLIEIKDNGEPVQSTTVTVDILIEDGLHEPISDFRQKTTEKDKKNSKITFYLIISLASVSVLSLLTFFILLIKCARDSRNSANCCIRRDSDGYKNPNRNLQIQLNTDGPIKYVEVLGGDMMSQSQSFGSYLSPMSEFSDLTFVKPNSTLDFKDTLRGLDASLPDSAWTFECQQQKPPNNDWRLPPNQRPGPSGAGPLPEGAGVVAGTGPWPQPPTEAEQLQALMAGANAVNEATATLGPRYNAQYVPDYRQNVYIPGSTATLTANPQQQQQPQQALPPPAAMPPVDVPKAAQTPASKKKSTKKDKK from the exons ATGACGCGTTCTTTACACATTCGCGGGTGGAGTTGGCGGACGCTGTGGATTTTACCTTTTGTGTTCTTGAGGAATAATGTTCAAGCCCAAATCCGTTACACCATTCCAGAGGAGTTAAAGGAAGGATCTGTGGTTGGAAATATTGCAAAGGATCTTGGTCTGGATGTGTCCGACATTACAAACCGCAAATTGCGGATAGCTTCTGAATCTGGGAACTATTTCACTGTAGATTTGGCTAAGGGAGAGTTGGTAGTGAATGAGAGactagacagagagaaattATGTGGACAACgtgctgtttgtgtgctgcCATTGCGAGTCGTCGTCGAGAACCCTTTGCATCTGCATGGCATAGAGATAGATATCCAGGACATTAATGACAATGCCCCCGAGTTCCACGCGAAAGAAAGCTTGCTGAAAATCGCCGAATCCATCACACCAGGGAAAAGATTTCTTCTAGAAAAGGCAAGCGATCCTGATGTAGGTAGTAATAGTTTAAAATCATATACGTTAAGCAATAATGAATACTTTCGGTTAAATGTTAAGGCTCTGAAAGATGGCGTGAAAATCCCTGAACTGATTGTGGAAAAAGCTTTAGATAGAGAAACTAAATCATCACACCGGcttgtattgactgctttggACGGAGGTAGTCCGCCAAAAACAGGCACAACGCTGATAGTGGTTACAGTACAGGACAATAATGACAATGAACCAAAATTTGAATCGGCATCATACAAAGCGTCTGTACAGGAAATCGCAGAACTTGGGCATGTTGTCATCAAATTAAAAGCTACTGACTTAGATGAAGGCACAAATGGTGAAATAGAATACTCATTCCATACACACACGCCTGATATTGTTAAGCAGACATTTGGAATAAATTCAGAAACAGGTGAAATATCGGTGATTGCAGCTTTAGATTATGAGAACACAAAGTCATATGCTTTTGACGTTATTGCTAAGGACAAGGGAACTCCTGAACTAGAGGGAAACGCAGCGGTCCAGATTGATGTTTTTGATGAAAACGATAACGCACCAGAAATTATATTAACATCATTGCCTAGCCCTGTTGAAGAAAACGCGCCTATAGGCACTGTAGTAGCCTTACTTAACGCTAAGGATTTGGATTCTGGTGACAATGGTAAAGTCGAACTGGTCGTATCCCCTGGTTTTCCATTTACATTGAAACCTTCTTTAGATAAACACTATTCTTTGGTGACTGCTGCACTGTTAGACCGCGAAGTAACTCCAGAATACAATGTCGAAATTACTGCAACAGATTCAGGAACCCCTTCTTTGAAATCCAGTAGAATAATCAAAGTAGAAGTGCTGGATGTTAATGATAACCCACCGTTTTTCTCTCAGTCTTCATTTAATGTCTTTGTAAGGGAAAATAATCCGGCAGGTTCGTCATTGTTCTCAATAACTGCGACAGATAAAGACCAGGACAAGAATGCAAAGTTAATGTATTCAATTGCAGACTCAAAATTTCAAGATATCCCTACTTCTTCTTACTTTTATATCAACGCAGATAACGGGACAATCTACAGCATGAATTCATTTGATTACGAAAAACTGAAAATATTCAAAATCACCGTCCAAGCTACAGATCAGGGTTCCCCATCTCTTACCAGCAACGCTACCGTTAATGTTTTTATTCTGGATCAAAATGATAACGCCCCCGCTGTCATTTACCCCTCCGCGGTCATGGGTTCTGTGTCTCATCAGAGGATGCCCCGGTCTGCTAAAACGGGGCACCTCGTTACCAAGGTAACAGCTGTGGATGCTGATTCGGGCCACAACGCCTGGATTTCCTATAGACTCGCGGAAGCTACAGACTCGTCTCTGTTCGCTGTGAATCTTTACACTGGAGAGGTGAGGACTAAACGCTCTGTTTCAGAGCAGGATGATGCCTCTCAAAGACTGCTAATAGAGATCAAGGACAATGGAGAGCCAGTCCAGTCCACCACAGTAACAGTGGACATACTGATAGAGGACGGACTACACGAACCCATCTCAGACTTCAGACAGAAAACCACTGAGAAAGACAAGAAAAACAGTAAAATCACCTTCTATTTGATTATATCGCTAGCATCAGTGTCTGTATTGTCTTTATTGACATTTTTTATACTACTAATTAAGTGTGCTAGAGACAGTCGAAACAGTGCAAACTGCTGTATTAGAAGAGATTCTGATGGATACAAGAATCCCAACAGAAACCTACAGATCCAGCTCAACACTGACGGGCCTATTAAGTATGTGGAGGTTCTGGGAGGAGACATGATGTCTCAGAGCCAGTCGTTTGGGTCTTATTTGTCTCCAATGTCGGAGTTCAGCGACTTGACTTTCGTCAAGCCCAATAGCACTCTTGACTTTAAAGACACATTACGTGGGCTTGATGCGTCATTACCAGACAGCGCATGGACGTTCGAATGTCAACAG CAAAAACCACCCAACAATGACTGGCGCCTTCCACCGAACCAGCGACCTGGACCCAGTGG AGCGGGCCCCCTCCCTGAGGGAGCAGGTGTGGTTGCCGGCACTGGACCTTGGCCACAACCGCCCACCGAGGCGGAGCAGCTCCAAGCTCTCATGGCCGGAGCCAACG CAGTGAATGAAGCCACGGCGACCCTGGGGCCCCGCTACAACGCCCAGTACGTGCCCGACTATCGCCAGAACGTCTACATCCCCGGCAGCACGGCCACCCTGACGGCCaacccacagcagcagcagcagccccagcAGGCGCTGCCCCCGCCTGCGGCCATGCCCCCCGTGGACGTCCCCAAGGCTGCCCAGACCCCCGCCAGCAAGAAGAAGTCCACCAAGAAGGACAAGAAGTAA
- the LOC125286898 gene encoding protocadherin gamma-C5-like isoform X7, whose translation MKPPLFIPEWSWRTLWILPFLFLWNNVHAQIRYTIPEELKEGSVVGNIAKDLGLDVADIANRRLRIASESGNHYFTVDLAKGELVVNDRIDREKLCGIKAICVLTLEVVVENPLQLHRIEIDVQDINDNAPDFHTKEIVLKIAESTTPGKRFPLEKASDPDVGSNSLREYTLNTNDYFRLNVKNLKDGIKVPELIVEKALDRETESSHQLVLTALDGGSPAKTGTLLLQIHVQDVNDNDPKFELATYKADVQENAKIGHTIIRLKATDLDEGPNSEIEYSFPAHNADTIKQVFRIHPDSGEITVIAALDYEECKSYTFDIIAKDKGTPELEGHSSVQIDVLDENDNAPEIILKSLPSPVTENAPKGTVVALINVKDLDSGDNGKVELNISPGYPFTLKPSFDKHYSLVTDSLLDREITPEYNVEILASDSGTPSLKTSKIIKVKVLDVNDNPPVFSQSYYNVFLNENNPAGSSLFSITATDKDQDKNAKLLYSIADSKFNDIPASSYFYINAENGTIYSMNTFDYENIKLFKITILATDQGSPSLHSNATVNVFILDQNDNIPAVIYPSAVMGSVSHQRMPRSAKTGHLVTKVTAVDADSGHNAWISYRLTESTDSSLFAVNLYTGEVRTKRSVSEQDDASQRLLIEIKDNGEPVQSTTVTVDILIEDGLHEPISDFRQKATEKDKKNSKITFYLILSLASVSVLSLLTFFILLIKCARSSRGSASCCIRGDSDGYKNPNRNLQIQLNTDGPIKYVEVLGGDMMSQSQSFGSYLSPMSEFSDLTLVKPSSTLDFKDTLRGLDASLPDSAWTFECQQQKPPNNDWRLPPNQRPGPSGQHRFHTIQQRWTPYEKSRAGPLPEGAGVVAGTGPWPQPPTEAEQLQALMAGANAVNEATATLGPRYNAQYVPDYRQNVYIPGSTATLTANPQQQQQPQQALPPPAAMPPVDVPKAAQTPASKKKSTKKDKK comes from the exons ATGAAGCCTCCCTTGTTCATTCCCGAGTGGAGTTGGCGGACGCTGTGGATTttaccttttttgtttttgtggaatAATGTTCATGCCCAAATCCGTTACACCATTCCAGAGGAGTTAAAGGAGGGATCTGTTGTAGGAAATATAGCAAAGGATCTTGGTCTGGATGTGGCTGACATTGCAAACCGCAGGTTACGCATAGCTTCTGAATCTGGTAACCATTATTTCACCGTGGACCTGGCGAAGGGTGAGTTGGTGGTGAATGACAGAATAGATAGGGAGAAGTTATGCGGGATAAAAGCTATTTGTGTCTTAACCTTAGAAGTTGTCGTTGAAAACCCTTTACAATTACATCGCATAGAAATAGACGTTCAAGATATTAATGATAATGCCCCCGACTTCCACACGAAAGAAATTGTTCTAAAAATAGCGGAATCTACCACACCAGGTAAACGATTCCCATTAGAAAAAGCAAGTGACCCAGATGTTGGCAGCAACAGTTTACGTGAATACACACTTAACACTAACGACTATTTCcgcttaaatgtaaaaaatcttaAGGACGGAATAAAGGTCCCTGAACTGATAGTAGAAAAGGCTTTAGACAGAGAGACCGAATCGTCACATCAGCTTGTGCTGACTGCTTTGGATGGGGGCAGTCCAGCAAAAACAGGAACATTGTTGCTACAGATACATGTCCAAGATGTGAACGACAATGATCCCAAATTTGAATTGGCGACATACAAGGCAGATGTGCAGGAAAACGCCAAAATTGGGCATACCATCATTAGATTAAAAGCAACCGACTTGGATGAAGGCCCAAATAGTGAAATAGAATACTCATTCCCTGCACACAACGCTGACACAATTAAACAGGTATTTCGAATACATCCAGACTCGGGTGAAATAACAGTGATTGCAGCTTTAGATTATGAAGAGTGTAAGTCGTATACTTTTGACATCATTGCTAAAGACAAAGGAACTCCTGAACTAGAAGGGCATTCTTCTGTTCAGATTGATGTTCTTGATGAGAACGATAATGCACcagaaataatattaaaatcttTGCCCAGCCCCGTCACAGAAAATGCGCCCAAAGGCACTGTTGTAGCTTTAATTAATGTTAAAGATTTGGATTCTGGTGACAATGGTAAAGTTGAACTGAACATTTCTCCTGGCTATCCATTTACATTAAAACCATCTTTTGATAAACACTATTCATTAGTGACCGATTCGTTGTTAGACCGCGAGATAACGCCAGAGTACAATGTCGAAATATTAGCGTCAGACTCCGGAACGCCATCTTTAAAAACAAGTAAAATCATCAAAGTTAAAGTGCTAGATGTCAATGATAATCCACCGGTTTTCTCTCAGTCTTACTACAACGTGTTCCTAAATGAGAATAATCCAGCAGGATCATCACTGTTCTCTATAACTGCGACAGATAAAGACCAAGACAAGAATGCAAAGTTATTGTATTCAATCGCTGACTCAAAATTTAATGATATTCCAGCTTCGTCGTACTTTTATATCAACGCGGAGAACGGAACAATCTATAGCATGAACACATTTGACtatgaaaatataaaattatttaaaataactATTCTAGCAACAGATCAGGGTTCTCCATCTCTTCACAGCAACGCTACCGTTAATGTTTTTATTCTGGATCAAAACGACAATATCCCCGCTGTCATTTACCCCTCCGCGGTCATGGGCTCTGTGTCTCATCAGAGGATGCCCCGGTCTGCTAAAACGGGGCATCTCGTTACCAAAGTAACAGCTGTCGATGCTGACTCGGGCCACAACGCCTGGATTTCCTATAGACTCACGGAATCTACAGACTCTTCTCTGTTCGCTGTGAATCTCTATACCGGAGAGGTGAGGACTAAACGCTCTGTTTCAGAGCAGGATGATGCCTCTCAGAGACTGCTTATAGAGATCAAGGACAATGGAGAGCCAGTCCAGTCCACCACAGTCACAGTGGACATACTGATAGAGGACGGACTACACGAACCCATCTCAGACTTCAGACAGAAAGCCACTGAGAAAGACAAGAAAAACAGTAAAATAACTTTCTATCTGATCCTGTCGTTAGCCTCGGTGTCCGTGTTGTCGTTGTTAACGTTTTTCATCTTGTTAATTAAATGCGCCAGGAGCAGTAGAGGCAGTGCTAGCTGCTGCATTAGAGGAGATTCTGATGGATACAAGAATCCCAACAGAAACCTACAGATCCAGCTCAACACAGACGGACCTATTAAGTATGTGGAGGTTCTGGGAGGAGACATGATGTCTCAGAGCCAGTCGTTTGGGTCTTATCTGTCTCCAATGTCGGAGTTCAGTGACTTGACTCTCGTAAAACCGAGCAGCACACTTGACTTTAAGGATACATTACGTGGGCTTGATGCGTCATTACCAGACAGTGCATGGACTTTCGAGTGTCAACAG CAAAAACCACCCAACAATGACTGGCGCCTTCCACCGAACCAGCGACCTGGACCCAGTGG CCAGCACAGGTTCCACACCATTCAACAGAGATGGACCCCATACGAAAAATCGAG AGCGGGCCCCCTCCCTGAGGGAGCAGGTGTGGTTGCCGGCACTGGACCTTGGCCACAACCGCCCACCGAGGCGGAGCAGCTCCAAGCTCTCATGGCCGGAGCCAACG CAGTGAATGAAGCCACGGCGACCCTGGGGCCCCGCTACAACGCCCAGTACGTGCCCGACTATCGCCAGAACGTCTACATCCCCGGCAGCACGGCCACCCTGACGGCCaacccacagcagcagcagcagccccagcAGGCGCTGCCCCCGCCTGCGGCCATGCCCCCCGTGGACGTCCCCAAGGCTGCCCAGACCCCCGCCAGCAAGAAGAAGTCCACCAAGAAGGACAAGAAGTAA